A window of the bacterium genome harbors these coding sequences:
- a CDS encoding molybdopterin molybdotransferase MoeA, with protein sequence MSLEPIEAIRALILEAIEPLPPRPAPLAEAAGRTAARDYRATSALPPFSNSAMDGYALRSRDTAGAATGAPAVLSVTAEIPAGGAAGPALGRGEAAAIMTGAPLPPGADAVVPVEEVETGTWSRSGRVGILSPVPEGAWVRKAGSALLPGTLIIPKGRLLRPQEIAILAALGIAEIEVYPRPRAALISTGDELTETGRAPEEGKIRDCNRALLRALVEGAGGVAVDCGIAGDRPHALEERLERAAGTDLILTSGGISAGARDEVVPHLRRWGADIRRYRIRMRPGKPFAYGFIRGRPIFCLPGNPVSVYVSFLQFVRPVLLRLQGRPPEEPPEATGTMGADFACAEDRVFFVTARVAETPGGPELFPTGPQSSGDLFSLVSAQGLIRVEPGTATLKRGDRVRFIPLA encoded by the coding sequence ATGAGCCTGGAGCCGATCGAAGCGATCCGGGCCCTCATTCTGGAAGCGATCGAGCCCCTCCCCCCCCGGCCGGCGCCCCTGGCGGAAGCGGCGGGCCGGACCGCGGCACGGGACTATCGGGCGACTTCCGCGCTCCCCCCTTTCTCCAACTCCGCCATGGACGGATACGCGCTCCGCTCCCGGGACACCGCGGGGGCCGCGACGGGGGCGCCGGCGGTTCTTTCGGTGACGGCGGAAATCCCTGCCGGAGGCGCCGCCGGGCCGGCCCTGGGGAGGGGAGAAGCGGCGGCGATCATGACCGGGGCCCCCCTCCCCCCGGGGGCCGACGCGGTGGTCCCGGTGGAAGAGGTGGAGACGGGAACCTGGTCGCGGTCGGGCCGGGTCGGCATCCTCTCCCCGGTGCCGGAAGGGGCCTGGGTGCGGAAAGCCGGCTCGGCGCTGCTCCCCGGAACCCTGATAATCCCGAAAGGACGGCTGCTCCGGCCCCAGGAAATCGCCATCCTGGCCGCCCTGGGCATCGCCGAAATCGAAGTCTACCCCCGTCCCCGGGCGGCCCTGATCTCGACCGGGGACGAACTGACGGAGACGGGCCGGGCGCCGGAGGAGGGGAAGATCCGGGACTGCAACCGGGCCCTCCTGCGCGCCCTGGTCGAGGGCGCCGGCGGCGTCGCGGTCGATTGCGGAATCGCCGGGGATCGTCCCCATGCCCTGGAGGAACGGCTGGAGCGGGCGGCGGGGACCGACTTGATTCTGACCTCGGGGGGCATCTCGGCCGGCGCCCGGGACGAGGTGGTCCCGCATCTGCGGCGGTGGGGGGCGGATATCCGCCGGTACCGTATCCGGATGCGGCCGGGCAAACCTTTCGCCTACGGGTTCATCCGGGGGCGGCCGATCTTCTGCCTCCCGGGGAACCCGGTCTCCGTCTATGTCTCCTTTCTGCAGTTCGTCCGCCCCGTTCTGCTGCGCCTGCAGGGGCGTCCGCCGGAAGAACCCCCGGAAGCGACGGGAACCATGGGGGCCGATTTCGCCTGCGCCGAAGACCGGGTTTTTTTCGTCACCGCCCGGGTGGCCGAAACGCCGGGAGGCCCCGAGCTTTTCCCCACCGGCCCGCAGTCGTCGGGCGACCTCTTCTCCCTGGTTTCCGCGCAGGGCCTGATCCGGGTCGAACCCGGAACGGCGACCCTGAAACGCGGAGACCGGGTCCGCTTCATCCCCCTCGCCTGA
- a CDS encoding MogA/MoaB family molybdenum cofactor biosynthesis protein codes for MNGFRVGIVVLSDSASRGERPDLSGPLLVELAEGEGWEALPVRRIPDEPEALAREIVDLIEGAGADLILTSGGTGLSPRDRTPEATVPLLDFQVPGIPELLRAQGRRKNPAAVLSRGVAGVRGRTLIVNLPGSPRAVEESWPLLAPIVPHALAVASGGVRECGRGAEGG; via the coding sequence ATGAACGGTTTCCGGGTCGGGATCGTGGTCCTCAGCGACAGCGCCAGCCGCGGGGAGAGGCCGGATCTTTCCGGTCCGCTCCTGGTCGAATTGGCCGAGGGGGAAGGCTGGGAAGCGCTTCCGGTCAGGCGTATTCCCGACGAACCCGAGGCTCTGGCCCGGGAGATCGTGGACCTGATCGAAGGCGCCGGCGCGGACTTGATCCTGACCAGCGGGGGCACCGGGCTCTCTCCCCGGGACCGCACGCCGGAAGCCACCGTTCCTCTCCTGGATTTTCAGGTTCCGGGTATTCCGGAACTGCTGCGCGCGCAGGGGCGACGGAAGAACCCCGCCGCCGTTCTCTCCCGGGGCGTGGCCGGGGTGAGGGGCCGCACCCTGATCGTCAACCTCCCCGGCAGCCCCCGCGCGGTGGAAGAAAGCTGGCCCCTGCTGGCTCCGATCGTACCCCACGCCCTGGCGGTGGCGTCCGGCGGCGTCCGCGAATGCGGGCGGGGAGCGGAAGGAGGGTAG
- a CDS encoding pitrilysin family protein — protein sequence MRAFLLPSLALVLAAASAAAERGLPAVSRTLDNGMAAVVAEDRGEPVAALQIWVRAGSVFEGERAGSGMSHLLEHLAFKGDEGRSDGEIPRAVQALGGDVNAFTSFDRTVFHVRLPSRNWERGLELLTRLVFGIEIDPEMMETEKKVVLREIAMKMDEPDSRLSRLMWETAYLAHPYRLPVIGYPELLEALTPAELESYYRRRYVPNNAVLIGAGDIDPEKFFAAAGRIMKDIPRRDYPAEGIPEEPRQLSPRRASEAMDVDLSRMALAFHIPSIHSPDLYPLDVLALLAGRGRSSRLFREVREKGIVYSVDAYSYTPYWPGLFVVEAVCEPGREDEAEEAVLKVLRSFAEEPVSAEELEKARLRVRTDYLHSLETAEGLAGDLGANYLLTGSLDFSRRYLEGIAGVAAEDVQRAARRYLDPARATSVRILPRAREFPASPRAIPAPGPVTRQILSNGLTLLVREDRSLPLISLRAVFRGGVLAEDGETNGIGALTARLLDRGTGSRTAEEIAAAMENFGGSLETYSARNSAGISLECTPDRFRETMELLGDLLTDCVFPPAEVEKEREALLAAIRARDDTPEGLARDLLLEAVFPEGPYRLPVLGRAGAVSGITGDQLAEFYRRIYCGRNGVVAVFGDIDAADARRLGEEFLGALPPGERLSPPSPAPPAGGPRLRRGEKPGARQEVVALGFPAPSLSSPDNYPLEALAAHLNGLASPLFLKVRAQEGLAYYIGAYQILGLLPGSFVFYAGTVPGRQEAVTAAVRSEIARIADEGVSAADLQIVRERLLGRFLFDNETNAGLAFSCALDELYGLGYDRYLHYPEKIEAVTPDDLKEVARKYLFVDDYGLAVVGPARPPDATESDAREED from the coding sequence ATGAGGGCGTTTCTTCTCCCCTCCCTGGCGCTGGTCCTGGCCGCGGCGTCGGCCGCCGCCGAACGGGGGCTCCCCGCGGTTTCGCGCACCCTCGACAACGGCATGGCCGCGGTCGTGGCCGAAGACCGCGGGGAGCCGGTCGCGGCCCTGCAGATCTGGGTGAGGGCGGGGAGCGTCTTCGAAGGCGAACGAGCGGGGTCGGGGATGTCCCATCTGCTCGAGCACCTCGCCTTCAAGGGGGACGAAGGCCGCTCCGACGGCGAAATCCCCCGGGCCGTTCAGGCGTTGGGCGGGGACGTCAACGCCTTCACCTCCTTCGACCGCACCGTTTTTCACGTCCGCCTGCCTTCCCGAAACTGGGAACGGGGGTTGGAGCTGCTGACTCGGCTGGTCTTCGGGATCGAAATCGATCCCGAGATGATGGAGACCGAAAAGAAGGTCGTCCTCCGGGAAATCGCCATGAAGATGGACGAGCCGGACAGCCGGCTCTCCCGGTTGATGTGGGAGACCGCTTACCTGGCGCACCCCTACCGGTTGCCGGTGATCGGCTACCCCGAACTTCTGGAAGCGCTGACGCCCGCGGAACTGGAAAGCTATTACCGCCGCCGTTACGTCCCCAACAACGCGGTTCTGATCGGCGCGGGCGATATCGATCCCGAAAAATTCTTCGCGGCCGCCGGACGGATCATGAAGGACATTCCCCGGAGGGACTATCCCGCGGAAGGCATCCCCGAAGAGCCGCGCCAACTCTCTCCCCGCCGGGCCTCGGAAGCGATGGACGTCGACCTGTCCCGGATGGCGCTGGCGTTTCATATCCCCAGCATCCACTCCCCCGACCTCTACCCGCTCGACGTCCTGGCCCTGCTCGCGGGCCGGGGCCGGAGCTCGCGGCTCTTCCGCGAAGTCAGGGAAAAGGGGATCGTTTACTCGGTGGACGCCTACTCCTACACTCCGTACTGGCCCGGGCTGTTCGTGGTCGAAGCCGTCTGCGAACCGGGCCGGGAGGACGAGGCCGAAGAGGCGGTTCTGAAGGTGCTGCGGAGTTTCGCGGAGGAACCGGTCTCGGCGGAAGAACTGGAGAAGGCGCGCCTGCGCGTGCGGACCGATTACCTGCACTCGCTGGAAACGGCGGAGGGTCTGGCCGGAGACCTGGGGGCGAACTACCTGCTCACGGGCAGCCTGGATTTCTCCCGCCGCTACCTGGAAGGAATAGCGGGCGTCGCCGCCGAAGACGTGCAGAGAGCGGCGCGCCGGTACCTGGACCCGGCCCGGGCGACGTCGGTCCGGATCCTCCCCCGTGCCCGGGAGTTCCCGGCGTCGCCCCGGGCGATCCCGGCCCCGGGTCCGGTCACCCGGCAGATTCTCTCCAACGGGCTGACCCTGCTCGTCCGGGAGGACCGGTCCCTGCCCCTGATCTCCCTCCGCGCGGTGTTCCGCGGAGGGGTTTTGGCGGAGGACGGGGAAACCAACGGGATCGGCGCCCTGACCGCGCGCCTGCTCGACCGGGGAACGGGATCCCGGACCGCGGAAGAGATCGCCGCGGCGATGGAGAATTTCGGCGGTTCGCTGGAAACCTATTCGGCCCGCAACAGCGCCGGAATCTCCCTGGAATGCACGCCCGACCGCTTCCGGGAAACCATGGAACTGCTGGGGGATCTGCTCACCGACTGCGTCTTTCCCCCCGCGGAAGTGGAGAAGGAACGGGAAGCCCTGTTGGCGGCCATCCGGGCGCGGGACGACACCCCGGAAGGCCTGGCCCGGGATCTGCTCCTCGAAGCCGTTTTCCCCGAAGGTCCCTATCGGCTCCCGGTTCTGGGCCGCGCCGGCGCGGTCTCCGGAATCACCGGGGACCAACTGGCAGAATTTTACCGGCGTATCTACTGCGGCCGGAACGGGGTCGTGGCCGTATTCGGCGATATCGACGCCGCCGACGCCCGGCGGCTGGGGGAGGAATTCCTGGGGGCCCTCCCCCCCGGCGAGCGGCTGAGCCCGCCCTCGCCGGCTCCGCCGGCGGGCGGTCCGCGCCTGCGCCGGGGAGAAAAGCCCGGTGCGCGGCAGGAGGTGGTCGCCCTCGGGTTTCCGGCCCCGTCGCTCTCCTCTCCCGACAACTATCCCCTCGAAGCGCTGGCCGCACACCTCAACGGCCTGGCTTCGCCGCTCTTCCTCAAAGTGCGGGCGCAGGAAGGCCTGGCCTACTATATCGGGGCGTATCAGATTCTGGGGCTGCTGCCGGGGTCGTTCGTTTTTTACGCCGGCACCGTCCCCGGCCGCCAGGAAGCGGTGACCGCCGCCGTCCGGTCCGAGATCGCCCGCATCGCCGATGAGGGCGTCTCCGCCGCGGATCTGCAGATCGTCCGCGAGCGCCTGCTGGGGCGGTTTCTTTTCGACAACGAGACCAACGCGGGGCTGGCGTTCTCCTGCGCCCTGGACGAACTCTACGGGTTGGGGTACGACCGCTACCTCCACTATCCGGAGAAGATCGAGGCGGTGACCCCGGATGACCTGAAAGAGGTTGCGCGCAAGTACCTCTTTGTTGATGATTACGGTTTGGCCGTGGTGGGCCCCGCCCGGCCGCCGGACGCGACCGAAAGCGACGCACGGGAGGAAGACTGA
- a CDS encoding amidohydrolase family protein codes for MPGIIDFHTHAFPDTLAEKAMGVLLKSSGDAPAYHDGTIAGLVASMDRAGIRTAVLASIATRPGQSSSILEWSRSVRSERIVPLGSIHPLAPDPAAEAEAVAAAGLPGIKLHPMYQEFEFDDRRLYPLYEELSSRGLVLLTHAGYDIAFGGNRQASPEKILKVHRDFPDLKLVAAHLGGWRLWEEVLEFLAGEDIYLETSMALGEGDPGVLAAIIGRHDPGRLLFGSDSPWGDQSREVETWNNYPLPEAARAALFSGNAARLLGRNGT; via the coding sequence ATGCCGGGAATAATCGACTTTCACACGCATGCCTTCCCCGATACCTTGGCCGAAAAAGCCATGGGAGTCCTTCTGAAAAGTTCGGGGGATGCCCCGGCTTACCATGACGGGACCATCGCCGGCTTGGTGGCCTCGATGGACCGGGCCGGTATCCGGACGGCGGTCCTGGCTTCCATCGCCACCCGCCCCGGCCAGTCCTCCAGCATTCTGGAATGGTCCCGGTCGGTGAGGAGCGAACGGATCGTACCTCTGGGCTCGATCCACCCCCTCGCTCCCGACCCGGCCGCGGAGGCCGAGGCGGTGGCGGCCGCCGGGCTGCCCGGGATCAAGCTTCACCCCATGTACCAGGAGTTCGAATTCGACGACCGCCGGCTCTACCCGCTCTACGAGGAACTCAGTTCCCGCGGCCTCGTTCTACTCACCCATGCCGGCTACGACATCGCGTTCGGGGGGAACCGGCAGGCCTCGCCCGAAAAAATCCTCAAGGTTCATCGCGATTTCCCCGACCTGAAACTCGTCGCCGCCCATCTGGGGGGATGGAGGCTGTGGGAGGAAGTCCTGGAATTCCTGGCCGGGGAGGACATCTACCTGGAGACTTCGATGGCCCTGGGCGAAGGCGACCCGGGCGTGCTCGCCGCCATCATCGGCCGCCACGACCCCGGCCGACTGCTCTTCGGATCGGATTCACCCTGGGGCGACCAGTCCCGCGAAGTCGAAACCTGGAACAACTATCCCCTCCCGGAGGCGGCGCGGGCGGCCTTGTTCTCCGGCAACGCCGCGCGGTTGTTGGGAAGGAACGGAACCTGA
- the moaA gene encoding GTP 3',8-cyclase MoaA: protein MQKSRGEVDYLRISVTDRCQLRCLYCMPPEGVPRLEHREILRFEEIARVVWVAAARGFRRFRLTGGEPLLRRDVSALVRLLAAVPGVEDLSLTTNGCLLAREAAPLKEAGLRRLNVSLDALDPGLYRRLTRGGDVGLVLAGLEAARRLGFAPIKLNAVIVAGVNESEILPLADFARRRGFIVRFIELMPVLGSGSRPAPGFLSGERVRRIIGARYPLEEASGIEGGGPARYWRSGDLTVGFISPLTCDTCRSCRRLRLTAAGGLRTCLFSEEESDLKTALRSGAGDGEIARMLDAAVAAKPVRHMVSSPDSGSIRMSAIGG from the coding sequence ATGCAAAAATCCAGGGGCGAAGTCGATTACCTGCGGATTTCGGTCACCGACCGCTGCCAGCTGCGCTGTCTCTACTGCATGCCTCCGGAAGGAGTGCCGCGGCTGGAACATCGGGAAATCCTCAGGTTCGAAGAGATCGCGCGGGTGGTTTGGGTCGCGGCCGCCCGTGGTTTCCGCCGTTTCCGGCTCACCGGGGGCGAGCCGCTGTTGCGGCGGGACGTTTCCGCGCTCGTCCGCCTTCTCGCCGCCGTCCCCGGCGTCGAGGACCTTTCCTTGACCACCAACGGCTGCCTGCTGGCGCGCGAGGCGGCCCCGCTCAAGGAAGCGGGCCTGCGGCGCCTCAATGTCAGCCTGGACGCTCTCGATCCCGGTCTCTACCGCCGCTTGACCCGCGGGGGCGACGTCGGGCTGGTCCTGGCCGGACTCGAAGCCGCGCGCCGGCTGGGTTTCGCTCCGATCAAGCTCAACGCCGTGATCGTCGCCGGGGTCAACGAGTCCGAGATTCTGCCCCTGGCCGACTTCGCGCGCCGGCGGGGCTTCATCGTGCGCTTCATCGAACTCATGCCGGTCCTGGGTTCCGGGAGCCGGCCCGCGCCGGGATTTTTAAGCGGCGAGCGGGTGCGCCGGATCATCGGCGCGCGCTATCCTCTGGAGGAGGCTTCGGGGATAGAAGGCGGAGGGCCGGCCCGGTATTGGAGGTCGGGGGACCTGACCGTGGGGTTCATCTCCCCGCTGACCTGCGATACCTGCCGCAGCTGCCGGCGCCTGCGCTTGACCGCCGCCGGCGGGCTGCGCACGTGCCTGTTTTCGGAGGAGGAATCGGATCTGAAAACGGCGCTCAGATCCGGCGCCGGCGACGGCGAGATCGCCCGGATGCTGGACGCCGCCGTCGCCGCCAAACCCGTTCGGCACATGGTTTCAAGTCCGGATTCCGGATCGATACGGATGTCCGCGATCGGAGGATGA
- a CDS encoding GDP-mannose 4,6-dehydratase, producing MPTALITGVAGFAGSHLAELLLQEGWRVAGTDRPGISRSNIEDFLPRMVLREFDLLDQTAMSRVIREFDPDCIFHLAAVAFIPYAQHYPALVFDINAKGFLHVASAAARKDRPRRLVLISSSQVYGELEPGTGPLTDSHALRPVNIYGLSKLCAEEIAAMYQRDASLDTVVVRPFNHFGPRQRSDFVVSDWARQIAQAEAGRRDPRIRVGNLDAARDFTDVRDMVKGYLAAAERGVSGATYNICSGRAYRVGDILEMLLKRARIPIEIVSDRDRLRVNEIPTVVGDYSPFRRDTGWAPALDLEAGLDDTLAYWRSRLARG from the coding sequence TTGCCGACCGCCCTTATAACCGGTGTCGCCGGTTTCGCCGGGAGCCACCTGGCCGAACTCCTGCTCCAGGAGGGGTGGAGGGTGGCGGGCACGGACCGCCCCGGCATCTCCCGGAGCAATATCGAGGATTTTCTTCCCCGGATGGTCCTGCGGGAGTTCGACCTGCTCGATCAGACGGCGATGAGCCGGGTCATCCGCGAATTCGATCCCGACTGCATTTTCCACCTGGCCGCGGTCGCCTTCATCCCCTACGCCCAGCACTATCCGGCCCTGGTCTTCGACATCAACGCCAAGGGTTTCCTGCACGTGGCTTCCGCCGCCGCCCGGAAAGACCGTCCCCGCCGCCTGGTCCTGATCAGCTCTTCCCAGGTCTACGGGGAGTTGGAGCCGGGGACGGGCCCCTTGACCGATTCCCACGCGCTGCGCCCGGTCAATATCTACGGGTTAAGCAAACTTTGTGCCGAAGAGATCGCCGCCATGTACCAGCGCGACGCTTCCCTGGACACGGTCGTGGTCCGTCCCTTCAACCACTTCGGTCCCCGCCAGCGGTCGGACTTCGTCGTCTCCGACTGGGCGCGACAGATCGCCCAGGCCGAAGCGGGCCGCCGAGATCCCCGGATCCGGGTCGGCAACCTGGATGCCGCCCGGGATTTCACCGACGTCCGGGATATGGTGAAGGGGTACCTGGCCGCCGCGGAGCGCGGGGTTTCCGGAGCGACCTACAATATCTGTTCGGGCCGGGCCTACCGGGTAGGGGACATCCTGGAGATGCTGCTGAAGCGGGCCCGTATCCCGATCGAGATCGTCTCCGACCGGGACCGCCTCCGCGTCAACGAGATCCCGACCGTGGTCGGGGACTATTCGCCTTTCCGCCGCGACACCGGCTGGGCCCCGGCCCTGGACCTGGAGGCGGGGTTGGACGACACCCTGGCGTATTGGCGCTCCCGCCTGGCCCGCGGCTGA
- a CDS encoding DUF1844 domain-containing protein: MTREKDSNENKKDMDSVRFVSLISMISLSAYQSMGKLADPETGEAVRNLDAAQGFIDVLSMLRTKTAGNLDPEEAAILDNTISDLQINFVKERRRPPAPAEEPSPPTEAEISPPAEEGTPDGPEPSAEGEDQEKRA; this comes from the coding sequence ATGACCCGGGAAAAAGACAGCAACGAAAACAAAAAAGACATGGATTCGGTCCGCTTCGTTTCCCTGATCTCCATGATCAGCCTTTCCGCCTATCAAAGCATGGGCAAGCTGGCCGATCCGGAGACGGGGGAAGCCGTCAGAAACCTGGACGCCGCCCAGGGCTTCATCGACGTTCTCTCCATGCTCCGGACCAAGACCGCCGGGAACCTCGATCCCGAAGAGGCCGCGATCCTCGACAATACGATCAGCGACCTCCAGATCAATTTCGTCAAGGAACGCCGCCGCCCGCCGGCCCCCGCCGAGGAACCGTCCCCGCCGACGGAGGCGGAGATTTCCCCTCCGGCGGAGGAAGGGACCCCGGACGGCCCCGAGCCGTCCGCGGAGGGCGAAGACCAAGAGAAACGGGCCTGA
- a CDS encoding AAA family ATPase has product MTDEPEKKDTRGAPDFQEMAREVGEYIRKRFGTAPIVTFAAPQGAAAPTPPPAPEADREFTLRFDYTPRQVKEYLDRFVIKQEEAKKVLSIAVCDHYNHATRDLGHEADYDYSKQNVIMLGPTGVGKTYLVKCIARLIGVPFVKSDATKYSETGYVGKNVEDMVRELVQRAEGDIRLAEYGIIYIDEVDKIAGSYSLSGKDVSGAGVQRNLLKLMEETEVPLRDPQDMTAQLEAMMEYQREGKVKNKVINTRNILFIVSGAFEELGEVVRRRIGRQAVGFGAENKLSRNKYHYLASAATEDFIAYGLEPEFIGRLPVRVCLEELDEEDLFRILSGSEGSVIKQYIASFRSFGISLDFTEAGLRRIAAMAGREKTGARGLVTVCERLLRDFKYELPSTAVRAFTVDESLIDDPGKTLRRLTADADSDARRETNEAVARFARAFLAEHGIRLAFTPGAAELAGELARERGLSPERLCADLLADFPYGLRLAYGEEGEISFRVTRSALRNPRQHLTRLVKRLRDASGPGD; this is encoded by the coding sequence ATGACCGACGAACCCGAAAAAAAAGATACCCGCGGCGCTCCCGACTTCCAGGAAATGGCCCGGGAGGTGGGGGAGTACATCCGCAAGCGTTTCGGGACCGCCCCGATCGTAACCTTCGCCGCCCCCCAGGGGGCCGCCGCCCCTACCCCTCCCCCCGCGCCCGAAGCGGACCGCGAGTTCACGCTGCGCTTCGATTACACCCCCCGGCAGGTGAAGGAGTACCTCGACCGGTTCGTCATCAAGCAGGAAGAGGCGAAAAAAGTCCTCTCCATCGCGGTCTGCGACCACTACAACCACGCCACCCGCGATCTCGGCCACGAGGCCGATTACGACTACAGCAAGCAGAACGTGATCATGCTCGGACCGACCGGCGTCGGGAAAACCTACCTGGTCAAATGCATCGCCCGCCTGATCGGGGTCCCTTTCGTCAAGTCGGACGCCACCAAATACAGCGAAACCGGGTACGTCGGCAAGAACGTCGAAGACATGGTGCGCGAACTCGTGCAGCGGGCCGAGGGCGACATCCGCCTGGCCGAATACGGCATCATCTACATCGACGAAGTGGACAAGATCGCCGGATCCTATTCCCTTTCCGGGAAGGACGTCAGCGGGGCCGGAGTCCAGCGCAACCTGCTCAAGCTGATGGAAGAGACCGAGGTCCCCCTGCGCGACCCCCAGGACATGACCGCCCAACTGGAAGCGATGATGGAATACCAGCGGGAAGGCAAGGTCAAGAACAAGGTCATCAACACCCGCAACATCCTCTTCATCGTCAGCGGCGCGTTCGAGGAGCTCGGGGAGGTGGTGCGCCGCCGGATCGGTCGGCAGGCGGTCGGGTTCGGGGCCGAAAACAAACTCTCCCGGAACAAATACCACTACCTGGCCTCGGCGGCGACCGAGGATTTCATCGCCTACGGGCTGGAACCTGAGTTCATCGGCCGGCTTCCGGTCCGGGTCTGCCTGGAAGAACTCGACGAGGAGGATCTTTTCCGGATCCTTTCCGGGTCCGAGGGCTCGGTGATAAAACAGTACATCGCTTCCTTCCGGTCGTTCGGCATCTCCCTGGATTTCACCGAGGCCGGGCTGCGGCGGATCGCCGCCATGGCCGGACGCGAGAAAACGGGGGCGCGGGGCCTGGTCACCGTCTGCGAACGCCTCCTGCGGGATTTCAAATACGAGTTGCCCTCCACCGCGGTGCGGGCTTTCACCGTCGACGAATCCCTGATCGACGACCCGGGGAAGACGCTGCGGCGCTTGACGGCCGACGCCGACTCCGACGCCCGGCGGGAAACGAACGAGGCCGTCGCGCGCTTTGCCCGGGCCTTCCTGGCCGAACACGGCATCCGCCTCGCCTTCACCCCGGGAGCGGCCGAGCTGGCGGGGGAACTGGCGCGGGAACGCGGCCTCTCCCCGGAGCGGCTCTGCGCCGACCTGCTCGCCGATTTTCCTTACGGGCTGCGCCTGGCCTACGGGGAGGAAGGCGAAATCTCCTTCCGGGTCACCCGCAGCGCCCTGCGCAACCCGCGGCAGCATCTGACCCGCCTGGTCAAACGCCTGCGGGACGCCTCCGGCCCCGGCGACTGA
- the gmd gene encoding GDP-mannose 4,6-dehydratase, which yields MKTALITGITGQDGSYLAEFLLEKGYRVFGLQRRSSTMNLERVEHLLQEGIELIQGDLIDQNSLIGALSLCRPNEVYNLAAQSFVPTSWNQPILTGEVTGLGVTRMLEAIRQVDPAIRFYQASSSEMFGKVQESPQTEKTPFYPRSPYGVAKVYGHWITVNYRESYDLFAVSGILFNHESPRRGLEFVTRKVSYGVAKIKAGLQRELRMGNLEAKRDWGFAGDYVEAMWLMLQQDAPRDYVIATGETHSVEELCRVAFERAGLDYREYVVVDPAFYRPAEVHILLGDASRAEKELGWKRRVSFHDLIGMMVDEDIRKIERMIEQGVIRP from the coding sequence ATGAAAACGGCATTGATAACCGGCATCACCGGCCAGGACGGGTCTTACCTCGCCGAATTCCTCCTGGAGAAAGGCTACCGGGTGTTCGGCCTGCAGCGCCGCAGCAGCACCATGAACCTGGAGCGGGTCGAGCACCTGCTCCAGGAAGGGATTGAACTGATCCAGGGGGACCTGATCGACCAGAATTCGCTGATCGGGGCCCTCAGCCTCTGCCGTCCGAACGAGGTCTACAACCTCGCGGCCCAGTCGTTCGTCCCCACCTCATGGAACCAACCCATCCTCACCGGCGAAGTCACGGGTCTGGGAGTGACCCGGATGCTGGAAGCCATCCGGCAGGTCGACCCCGCGATCCGTTTCTACCAGGCGTCTTCGAGCGAAATGTTCGGGAAGGTCCAGGAAAGCCCCCAGACCGAGAAGACGCCGTTCTACCCGCGCAGCCCTTACGGAGTGGCCAAGGTTTACGGGCACTGGATCACGGTCAACTACCGCGAAAGCTACGATCTCTTCGCGGTTTCGGGGATACTCTTCAACCACGAGTCTCCCCGCCGGGGGTTGGAGTTCGTGACCAGGAAGGTCAGCTACGGCGTGGCCAAAATCAAGGCCGGCCTCCAACGCGAACTGAGGATGGGCAACCTCGAAGCCAAGCGGGACTGGGGGTTCGCGGGGGACTACGTCGAGGCGATGTGGCTCATGCTCCAGCAGGACGCCCCCCGGGATTACGTCATCGCCACCGGAGAGACTCATTCGGTGGAAGAACTCTGCCGGGTCGCCTTCGAGCGCGCGGGCCTGGATTACCGCGAGTACGTGGTCGTCGATCCCGCGTTCTACCGCCCGGCGGAGGTCCACATTCTTCTGGGGGACGCCTCCCGGGCGGAAAAGGAGCTGGGGTGGAAACGGCGGGTCTCCTTCCACGACCTGATCGGGATGATGGTCGACGAGGACATCCGCAAGATCGAACGGATGATCGAGCAGGGAGTGATCCGGCCTTGA
- the moaC gene encoding cyclic pyranopterin monophosphate synthase MoaC has product MTSEDFSHLDGRGRARMVDVTGKDPVVRTAVAAGSVAVAPATLELAAGKGLGKGDLFAVARVAGIQAAKRTAEIIPLCHQLPLTRIKVEVEPDPLRSRIRISAEVTAVARTGVEMEALTAVAAAALTVYDMAKAVDKGMIIEKIRLVSKHKEERE; this is encoded by the coding sequence ATGACGTCTGAAGATTTTTCCCATCTCGACGGCCGCGGCCGCGCCCGCATGGTCGACGTCACCGGGAAGGACCCCGTGGTTCGAACCGCCGTGGCCGCCGGCTCGGTGGCGGTGGCGCCCGCCACCCTGGAGCTGGCCGCGGGGAAGGGTCTGGGAAAGGGCGACCTCTTCGCCGTCGCCCGTGTCGCCGGGATCCAGGCGGCCAAGCGGACGGCGGAGATTATTCCCCTCTGCCACCAGCTGCCGTTGACCCGGATCAAGGTCGAGGTGGAACCCGACCCCCTTCGTTCCCGGATCAGGATCTCCGCCGAGGTGACCGCCGTCGCCCGCACGGGCGTGGAGATGGAGGCATTGACCGCGGTCGCCGCCGCCGCCTTGACCGTGTACGACATGGCCAAAGCCGTGGATAAAGGAATGATCATCGAAAAAATCCGCCTGGTCTCCAAGCATAAGGAAGAACGGGAATGA